The genomic interval ACCATCTGGAAGCTGGTttggggatggtgtggggagccTGGAGCGTGGCGGATCATTGAGGTGGAAGAATGGGTGAGTGGGTGGGGAGCCCTTTGCTCTGTGGATGGGGTGGACCAGGAGCCGTGACTCCCAGTGGTTTCTCCGGGTCCGTACAGGAGTGACCCGGGCGGTCCGCCTGAGCTTTCCTCCCCAACATATCATCTGCAGGAAATCGACACCTACATCGTGCAAGCCAAGGAGCGCAGCTACGAGACAGTGCTCAGCTTTGGGAAGCGGGGCCTCAACATTGCCGCCTCTGCTGCTGTGCAGGCTGCTACCAAGGTGCCCTGGGCCCTAGCCTTCCAACAGCCCTACCCCCATCCCCAGGGCCCTTTGGGCAGGTCCAGCTCTCAGTCAGGGAGCCAAGGGATAGCAGCTGTCCATTCCAGGGAGCCAGAGTGAGAGGTGACAGGTTGGGGTGTTGGCGGGAGCATGGAGCTGAAATTCAGACTTTCTCGCTCTAACATTGACTGTAGCCGCGGCTCCTTGTCTCTGGGCCCAACCTTGCTGTTGGCGCCCCGGCACAGGACTAGAAGGGTTGCCACGTTGCCTTTGGGCCTGTGCCCCAGGGATTGCTCTCAGGTCAGCCTTTATTTCCCTGGGCAGCTCCCCTGCCTGAGGCCCCTTCTGCCCGAAGCCCTGCCCCCTCCATCAGGTGGTGCAGCGGCTCCTGCTCCCTTGCAGAGTCAGGGTGCACTGGCCGGGAAGCTGCGGAGCTTCTCCATGCAGGACCTGCGTACCATCCCCGATGGCCCTGCCCCCACCTACCAGGATCCCCTCTACCTGGAGGACCAGGTACCCCACCACAGGCCACCTATCGGTGAGTGGGCAGAGGGACCCGAAACAGTGCCCCCCAGAGAGAGGAATGGCTTCCTCCCCTGGGGCCGGAGGAAAGCCTGGCTCAGCCTGCCCCCAGCCCTCAGACTGTGTCAATGCCTAGCTTTGCCTCCTGGCTCCTTCTCCTCCACACAGGGTACCGGGCAGGGGGCTTGCGAGACAGTGACACTGATAATGAGTGTTGGTCCGACACGGAAGTGGTCCCCCAGCCACCAGCCCGGC from Bos mutus isolate GX-2022 chromosome 8, NWIPB_WYAK_1.1, whole genome shotgun sequence carries:
- the REEP4 gene encoding receptor expression-enhancing protein 4 isoform X1, with product MVSWMICRLVVLVFGMLYPAYASYKAVKTKNIREYVRWMMYWIVFALFMAVETFTDIFISWFPFYYEIKMAFVLWLLSPYTRGASMLYRKFVHPSLSRHEKEIDTYIVQAKERSYETVLSFGKRGLNIAASAAVQAATKVVQRLLLPCRVRVHWPGSCGASPCRTCVPSPMALPPPTRIPSTWRTRYPTTGHLSGTGQGACETVTLIMSVGPTRKWSPSHQPGPERSRWAAARACV